The Candidatus Binatia bacterium genome segment GATCGGCGAGCGATTGGAGCCGGCGCGAGCGCGGCCGGTGCCCTTCTGCTTGAACGGCTTCTTGCCGCCGCCGCTGACGAAAGCGCGGGTCTTGGTCGAATGCGTGCCGGCGCGGCGCGACGCGAGCTGCGCGAGCACCTGGTCGAACAGGATCGCATCGTTGACGCGAGACTCGAACACGGCCGGCAGCGTGATGCTGCCGACGGCCTGGTTGCTGCGATTGACGATAGAAGCTTCCATGGCCTGCCCTTTACTGCGCTGCCGGCGCCGCCGGGGCGGGCCTCTGCGTACGCTGGCGCTTGATGGCCGGGCGAACGACGATCTGGGTGCCGGGCGCGCCGGGAACGGCGCCGCGCACCATCAGCAGGTTCTCGTCGGCGCGAACCTCGACGACACGCAGGTTCTGCGTCGTGCACTTGTCCTGGCCCATGTGGCCGTCCATGCGCTTGCCCTTGAAGATTCGGCCGGGATACGAGCGGCAACCGACCGAGCCCGGGCCGCGGAACGACTCGTGGGTACCGTGCGTTGCGCGGTGTCCGCTGAAGTTGTGGCGCTTCATCACGCCCTGGAATCCCTTGCCCTTGCTGGTTCCGG includes the following:
- the rplC gene encoding 50S ribosomal protein L3; its protein translation is MLGLIGKKLGMTQRFVEGGNLVPVTVIETGPCTVVQVRSPERDGYHALQVGFGTRREKNLSKAERGHMAKGGRSNFSALLEFRLTEAGSWQVGQEIRLAELFHAGDHVDVTGTSKGKGFQGVMKRHNFSGHRATHGTHESFRGPGSVGCRSYPGRIFKGKRMDGHMGQDKCTTQNLRVVEVRADENLLMVRGAVPGAPGTQIVVRPAIKRQRTQRPAPAAPAAQ